The following proteins are encoded in a genomic region of Dyadobacter sp. UC 10:
- a CDS encoding Uma2 family endonuclease — protein METTVLYNPVYTQIINGEEVMSPSPKLAHQVIQARLAWKLMQYIHDNDLGEIFFSPLDTILEDNFNVLQPDILFVSKRQEHIMQDWIRGAPEMVVEIISKSSRNMDTVVKKEIYERYGVKEYWIVFPDKTSIEVYTLQSGQYQLLGNFTGDQLVQTPVFPGLDFKAEAIFPFLNK, from the coding sequence ATGGAAACGACTGTATTGTACAATCCTGTTTATACGCAAATCATCAATGGAGAGGAAGTTATGTCGCCTAGCCCAAAACTCGCTCATCAGGTGATTCAAGCTCGATTAGCCTGGAAATTAATGCAGTATATACACGATAATGATCTGGGCGAGATCTTTTTTTCACCCCTTGATACGATTCTGGAAGACAACTTCAATGTCTTACAACCTGACATTTTATTTGTTTCAAAAAGGCAAGAGCATATTATGCAGGATTGGATTCGCGGTGCACCGGAAATGGTGGTCGAGATTATTTCAAAAAGCTCACGCAATATGGATACCGTGGTAAAAAAGGAAATCTATGAACGTTACGGAGTAAAAGAATACTGGATAGTATTTCCTGACAAGACTTCCATCGAAGTTTACACGTTGCAGTCGGGTCAATATCAGCTTCTTGGTAATTTCACTGGTGACCAACTGGTACAAACGCCTGTTTTTCCTGGGCTGGATTTTAAGGCAGAAGCCATTTTTCCATTTTTAAACAAGTAA
- a CDS encoding apiosidase-like domain-containing protein, with amino-acid sequence MNLLREKTSRHTRIALFLIGTFACLCLSFTSLVRPAEESASKFPLRISPNGRHITDNNGVPFLMVADVAWQMLRRLSYTDAVQYMDIRKSQSFNTLLVQLLPMLPTQRNYHKAAPFINNDIGKPNKAYFDYFEKIIAAAKERNLVVGIVVSRKSWNAVFDAHDEAAWKEYGVYVGKAFAKHSNIIWIVSEEEYQSAAQFGAISEGIRSVSDGQILASLNTCSPTNINESSPNHSNLKFIIPDSTVTPSEYAALANWQKNSAEAALRPFLIANSEFPREMTDQSVMIRNQAYQSILSSAAGFCHMSTIKNFNPTWKVNIGKDGAEYIHELVKILKGIPWEYMQPDKPDLLIDSLDKSEIGIVSLSNKRLSMLYLPTSRPVRLDLNQLQGDVFGAVWYSPRTGRRWDGGKFTNKEEAIVQPPDSQPGWDWILLIGSKQ; translated from the coding sequence TTGAATCTATTACGAGAAAAAACAAGCCGTCACACGCGTATTGCACTTTTCTTAATCGGGACATTCGCGTGTCTTTGCCTCAGCTTTACAAGTCTTGTCAGACCGGCAGAAGAATCGGCATCCAAATTTCCGTTAAGAATCAGCCCAAACGGCAGGCATATTACGGACAACAACGGTGTCCCGTTTCTGATGGTCGCAGATGTTGCGTGGCAAATGCTCAGGCGGCTCAGTTACACGGATGCAGTGCAGTACATGGACATCAGAAAGTCGCAGTCTTTCAATACTTTGCTGGTACAGCTCCTCCCGATGTTGCCTACACAGCGCAACTACCACAAAGCCGCCCCATTTATAAATAACGATATCGGGAAACCTAATAAGGCCTATTTCGACTATTTCGAGAAGATTATAGCGGCGGCAAAAGAACGCAATCTGGTCGTGGGCATAGTGGTTTCCCGGAAAAGCTGGAATGCCGTTTTCGATGCGCACGATGAGGCCGCCTGGAAAGAATATGGCGTTTATGTTGGAAAAGCATTTGCCAAACATTCGAATATCATCTGGATCGTAAGCGAGGAGGAATACCAAAGCGCCGCACAGTTTGGAGCGATTTCGGAGGGAATACGGTCGGTTTCTGACGGACAGATACTGGCTTCGCTCAATACCTGCTCCCCCACAAACATCAACGAGAGCTCGCCTAACCATTCCAACCTCAAATTCATTATTCCCGATTCGACAGTCACGCCCTCGGAATATGCCGCTTTGGCCAACTGGCAAAAAAACTCTGCGGAGGCCGCGTTAAGACCTTTTTTGATCGCAAATTCCGAATTTCCCAGAGAAATGACGGATCAGTCGGTGATGATCCGAAACCAGGCTTACCAGTCGATCCTGAGCTCAGCAGCGGGCTTCTGTCACATGAGCACGATCAAAAACTTCAACCCGACGTGGAAAGTCAATATCGGGAAGGATGGCGCAGAATACATTCACGAGCTTGTGAAAATTCTCAAAGGAATCCCCTGGGAATATATGCAACCGGATAAGCCGGACCTTTTGATCGACTCGCTTGACAAATCCGAAATTGGTATCGTTTCGCTCTCCAACAAGCGACTGTCGATGCTGTACCTGCCCACTTCCCGACCGGTTAGGCTGGATCTCAACCAGTTGCAGGGAGATGTATTCGGCGCTGTCTGGTACAGCCCCCGCACCGGCAGGAGGTGGGACGGCGGGAAATTCACGAATAAAGAAGAGGCTATTGTACAACCTCCCGACTCGCAGCCAGGCTGGGATTGGATCTTACTGATCGGCTCCAAACAGTAA
- the rpe gene encoding ribulose-phosphate 3-epimerase: MAEIAPSILAADFANLQRDVEMLNASAADYIHVDIMDGVFVPNISFGIPVCEAIHRHAQKPLDVHLMIERPERYFDAFKKAGAWGLTVHYEACTHLHRNIQNLKELGLSAGVALNPHTPVEVLTDVLEDVSLVLIMSVNPGFGGQKFIQNTYKKIARLHSLREKFGYSFKIEVDGGVNLDNAPLLVREGVDILVAGSFVFSSPNPAETIEQLKVTS, encoded by the coding sequence ATGGCTGAAATTGCCCCTTCGATACTAGCCGCCGACTTCGCGAATCTGCAACGCGACGTCGAAATGCTGAATGCCAGCGCTGCCGATTATATACACGTCGATATCATGGACGGCGTTTTTGTGCCGAACATTTCATTTGGGATACCCGTTTGCGAAGCAATTCACAGGCACGCTCAAAAGCCGCTCGATGTACATTTAATGATTGAAAGGCCGGAGCGATATTTTGACGCATTCAAAAAAGCAGGCGCCTGGGGGCTGACCGTACATTATGAAGCTTGCACCCATCTGCACCGTAATATTCAGAACCTGAAAGAACTGGGGCTTTCGGCCGGTGTCGCATTGAATCCGCATACACCCGTAGAAGTGCTCACAGATGTATTGGAAGATGTTTCCCTGGTGCTGATCATGTCGGTAAACCCGGGTTTCGGTGGTCAAAAATTTATTCAGAATACCTATAAAAAGATCGCACGACTGCATAGCCTGCGTGAAAAATTTGGCTATTCATTCAAGATTGAAGTGGATGGCGGCGTTAATCTGGATAATGCGCCGCTGCTGGTGCGGGAAGGAGTTGACATTCTGGTTGCCGGCAGTTTCGTGTTTAGTTCTCCAAATCCTGCGGAGACCATCGAACAATTGAAAGTAACCAGTTAG
- a CDS encoding OmpA family protein, producing MILLKRILTFSLLIILSTAGFAQEVLWASKVLGYSSEYRPESFGHAFRARQILGEPNKLPVFGNSRCAWSPADADGRNEEWIKVGFSKTIQARQIAIAENFNPGAIVRVYAYDPSGKEFLIAETPAAQQTVTGRMLRVFPKQEMLINAVKLVLQPGKVSGFNQIDAVGISESTTPIEAKINLTKGMNLKTQKENMGDAINTKGQEVAPIISPDGKTLFFTRSNFEGNIGSPKSQDVWFSTLNDKNQWTKAANIGSPINNAGHNAVTSISADGKTIYLINVYRPDGSMYFGFSRSFKTKTGWSFPKESKIFNLMENATSMELTVSPFENTLIIAVQRADTEGSRDLYISFLQKDNTWSEPRNLGPVINSADDEGTPFLALDNKTLYFSSQGHSGYGEADLFLTRRLDDTWLNWSKPENLGPAINSPLWDAFINIPATGDYAYFSASDKSLGQEDIFRIRMSPEIKPEPVAVLSGNVFEGQTTKPVKSDIVADIKESNEAFAKASYDAETGEYRLVLPLKEIYKISALAEGYFPVSEDIDLSGDSTFRTIRKNLYLQPIKAGQQIRLNNTMFMQSSSEVVPSSFAELDRIVSTMNSYPAMEILLEGHTDNQGEVQKNVKLSADRVEQVKKYLLSKGIEGKRIQTKAWGPARPIASNATEQTRQRNRRVEFTILKI from the coding sequence ATGATTTTATTGAAAAGAATTTTAACTTTTTCCCTGCTGATTATTCTCTCAACTGCCGGTTTTGCCCAGGAAGTATTATGGGCCAGCAAGGTGCTTGGTTATTCCTCCGAATATCGCCCTGAATCGTTTGGACATGCTTTTCGTGCCAGGCAAATTCTGGGAGAACCTAACAAATTACCCGTTTTCGGCAATAGTCGATGCGCATGGTCACCCGCCGACGCCGACGGCCGGAACGAGGAATGGATTAAGGTAGGTTTTTCAAAAACCATTCAGGCCAGACAGATTGCTATTGCAGAAAATTTCAACCCAGGCGCGATCGTCCGGGTATATGCCTATGATCCTTCCGGAAAGGAATTCCTGATTGCTGAAACACCAGCTGCGCAGCAGACCGTAACCGGACGAATGTTAAGGGTCTTCCCAAAACAGGAAATGCTGATCAATGCAGTAAAGCTGGTATTGCAGCCAGGAAAAGTGTCCGGATTTAATCAGATCGACGCAGTGGGTATTTCCGAGAGCACCACGCCTATCGAGGCAAAGATCAACCTGACGAAGGGAATGAATCTGAAAACGCAAAAGGAAAACATGGGTGACGCGATCAATACTAAAGGCCAGGAAGTAGCGCCGATCATTTCTCCCGACGGCAAGACATTGTTTTTTACCCGCAGCAATTTTGAAGGAAACATAGGATCTCCGAAAAGTCAGGATGTATGGTTTTCCACTTTAAATGATAAAAACCAGTGGACGAAGGCCGCCAATATCGGATCTCCAATCAATAATGCCGGCCATAATGCAGTTACGAGCATTTCTGCGGATGGAAAGACCATTTACCTCATCAATGTATATCGTCCCGACGGCAGCATGTACTTCGGTTTTTCGCGCTCTTTTAAAACAAAAACCGGCTGGTCATTTCCAAAAGAATCGAAAATCTTCAATCTGATGGAAAACGCTACTTCCATGGAATTGACAGTATCACCTTTTGAAAACACGCTCATTATCGCCGTTCAGAGAGCAGACACGGAGGGTTCGCGCGATCTTTATATTTCGTTCCTTCAAAAAGATAACACCTGGTCGGAGCCGCGTAACCTTGGGCCGGTGATCAATAGTGCAGACGACGAAGGCACACCGTTTCTGGCACTTGATAACAAAACACTTTACTTTTCGTCCCAGGGCCACAGCGGTTACGGGGAAGCAGACCTTTTTCTTACCCGACGGCTTGACGATACCTGGCTGAACTGGTCAAAACCTGAGAACCTGGGACCGGCGATCAACTCCCCGCTCTGGGATGCATTTATCAATATTCCGGCAACCGGCGATTATGCCTATTTCAGTGCCAGTGACAAATCGCTGGGGCAGGAAGATATTTTCAGGATCAGAATGTCGCCAGAGATCAAGCCGGAGCCGGTGGCTGTGTTGTCTGGTAATGTGTTTGAGGGGCAAACTACGAAACCTGTCAAATCTGACATTGTTGCTGACATCAAAGAAAGCAATGAAGCCTTCGCCAAAGCCAGTTACGACGCAGAAACAGGCGAATACCGGCTAGTGCTTCCACTGAAAGAAATTTATAAAATATCCGCTTTGGCAGAGGGATATTTTCCAGTTTCAGAAGATATTGACCTTTCCGGTGATTCTACCTTCAGGACGATCCGTAAAAATTTATATCTGCAGCCGATCAAGGCTGGTCAGCAAATCAGGCTTAACAATACAATGTTCATGCAAAGCAGCTCCGAGGTAGTTCCTTCCTCTTTTGCGGAGCTGGACAGGATCGTTTCCACAATGAATTCCTACCCGGCGATGGAAATTTTGCTGGAAGGGCACACTGATAATCAGGGTGAAGTCCAAAAAAATGTGAAGTTATCGGCCGACCGCGTCGAGCAGGTGAAAAAGTACCTTTTATCAAAAGGAATAGAGGGGAAACGTATTCAGACAAAAGCCTGGGGACCAGCGAGACCTATTGCCAGTAACGCGACCGAACAGACGCGTCAGCGGAACCGCAGGGTTGAATTTACAATTCTTAAAATCTAA
- a CDS encoding glycosyltransferase family 39 protein, which translates to MSKNSTSGNLRPWLIFSIILIAGLALRFYRLDRFSIFFDEKSTMVVSQGIVLEGANQKEVYSTQRLAVKEFWKAPKLDYKPPVGVIRSFTYDEIPTLRAFTPAEFWAPKSIQDYYDAITRSDIGNSPFYYVILHLWMDIFGLSDFSARALSVIFSTLIIALTFFFARRFFSVNTGLIAAGIVAIEPFFVAYSHQARNYSLTFLLTLLATYFFLQIIENKYDTRKTLWLYAGYILSAGLGLLSHFLTISVLLAHAAYALFFLRSIKGWIRMAIAAVLSLSGLAWWLTFGGGYYTLYTLNDQALLYKRMAETNPFNNPYGLILPATPANVFERALPIFTDLVIFTNGLTDALSGKRNVLLALAIGILLIFWFRFKHKINTPGWLIHRFPFLLIIAAGFFYNHHKLQFTIFSISIFALSFIPDIHKQASPEKRKRLWMLYLMGLIPTFFLIFMAFRAGHTYGLNQRYPGFSFPYVIILLSLLLQYFRKLDIEFKVLIYGFLLIQLGFVGLRLREFYQDRSTKYGYFANPREPNPYYAAAQKIKSTYQPGDTIYYPAVRLVAMREMDKTFLPVSVQDAQLTNIYLPKNAQYVQVLDTLQADRIWIKRSGQVQPVEIGNLKGVRY; encoded by the coding sequence ATGTCCAAAAACTCCACAAGCGGAAATCTGCGCCCCTGGCTAATTTTCTCTATCATTCTAATAGCAGGCCTCGCTTTAAGGTTCTACCGCCTTGATCGTTTCAGCATCTTTTTCGACGAGAAAAGTACGATGGTTGTCAGCCAGGGTATTGTACTCGAAGGAGCAAATCAAAAAGAAGTTTATTCCACGCAAAGACTGGCAGTTAAGGAATTCTGGAAAGCGCCGAAACTGGATTATAAACCGCCGGTAGGCGTGATCAGATCATTCACTTACGACGAGATACCTACCCTCCGCGCCTTCACGCCCGCAGAATTCTGGGCGCCGAAAAGCATTCAGGATTACTACGATGCAATTACCCGGAGCGATATCGGGAACAGTCCCTTTTATTATGTAATCCTGCATTTATGGATGGATATATTTGGGTTATCCGATTTCTCGGCACGCGCCCTTTCAGTAATTTTCAGTACCCTGATCATCGCACTGACTTTCTTTTTTGCCAGAAGATTTTTTAGCGTCAATACAGGTTTGATAGCGGCTGGTATTGTGGCTATTGAACCGTTTTTCGTCGCATACAGTCACCAGGCGCGCAATTATTCGCTTACCTTCCTTCTGACACTGCTCGCTACGTATTTCTTTTTGCAAATCATTGAAAATAAATACGATACGCGAAAAACGCTCTGGCTCTACGCAGGTTATATCCTGTCGGCCGGACTGGGATTACTGTCTCATTTTTTGACCATCTCCGTTCTACTCGCGCACGCCGCTTATGCATTGTTCTTTCTGCGCAGTATTAAAGGCTGGATCAGAATGGCGATCGCGGCAGTTTTGTCACTTTCAGGCCTGGCCTGGTGGCTCACTTTCGGAGGAGGGTATTATACTTTATACACATTGAATGACCAGGCCCTTCTTTATAAAAGGATGGCGGAAACAAACCCTTTTAATAATCCTTACGGGCTCATATTGCCTGCCACTCCTGCCAACGTTTTTGAGCGGGCGCTGCCTATTTTTACTGACCTTGTCATATTCACCAACGGTCTTACCGATGCACTATCGGGCAAAAGAAATGTGCTGCTTGCCTTGGCAATAGGGATTTTACTGATTTTCTGGTTCAGGTTTAAACATAAAATCAATACACCGGGCTGGTTGATCCACAGATTTCCATTCTTGCTGATTATTGCGGCCGGCTTTTTTTACAACCATCACAAATTACAATTCACGATTTTCTCGATCAGTATTTTTGCGCTGTCATTTATTCCTGATATTCATAAGCAGGCAAGTCCCGAAAAGCGTAAAAGGTTGTGGATGCTGTATTTAATGGGCCTGATCCCAACATTTTTTCTGATTTTCATGGCATTTCGGGCAGGGCACACCTATGGTCTCAACCAGCGCTATCCCGGGTTTTCTTTTCCTTATGTGATTATTTTGCTGAGCCTGCTATTACAATATTTCCGCAAGCTTGACATTGAGTTTAAAGTCCTGATTTATGGATTCCTGCTTATTCAGCTTGGATTTGTCGGGCTACGACTGAGGGAATTTTACCAGGATAGGTCGACTAAATACGGCTATTTCGCAAATCCGAGGGAACCGAATCCTTATTACGCGGCAGCTCAGAAAATCAAAAGTACTTATCAGCCTGGCGATACGATCTATTATCCGGCTGTCAGACTGGTTGCAATGCGGGAAATGGATAAAACCTTTCTGCCGGTTTCCGTTCAGGACGCACAGCTCACTAATATCTATCTCCCAAAAAACGCACAATATGTCCAGGTACTCGACACGTTGCAAGCCGACCGTATCTGGATCAAAAGATCCGGTCAGGTTCAGCCTGTTGAAATCGGGAATCTCAAAGGTGTCCGCTACTGA